DNA sequence from the Persephonella sp. genome:
GGAGTCGTTCCTTATATAGGAGAATACAGATGCCAGCCTATAAAATTAAAGGACAGCATCATTGTAAAAAAAGAAGAACCTCCTATACTGGATAAAAAGACACCAGAAAAAACGGCGAAAAAAAGCATAAAAAAATCTAAAGAAATTAAAAAGCACAAAAAAGTTGTTTCCATAAAGAAACAGTCTGAGCTTAAGAAAACAGGAGTGGTAAAAGAAACTTTACCTACAAAGACATTTGATCTTGATGATAGAGATGATCTGGAGGAGTTCTTTGAGTTCAGGGAAAGTCTGAGATTAAATTAGGAGGCAGACAGAGATGGGTAAGATAAAATCCACAGTGATAGGATTATTAATTATCGTAAATACGGTGGTAGCAGGAAACCATCCAAACTGCTCGGTTGATATTGAGGATATAATTTTTGGAACATACGATCCATTTGATAAACATATAAAAAGGACATACACCACTTTGACTGTTAGATGTTCCCACGGAATGCACAAATCAGGAGCCTCTTTCAGTATAAGCGTTGTAGGAGGAAACAGCAGTAATCCTCAAACAAGATATCTCTATTCCCCTTCAAAAAATGAAAAGCTATACTATAATCTATACTACAGGAACTGTGTTTTAGGAGATGGGACAGGGGGAACTTGTAAGATAAATGTGAATATTCCTCCTAAGAAAAACTGTTATTCAGAAGTTCAATACATAATAGTTGGTGTTATCCCCCCAATGCAGAATGTTTCTGCAGCACACGATTATCAGGATAATCTGACTGTTATCATTGAGTATTAAAGTATGTGCCAGCCTTTTGGTATGAATATTTTTTCGTATGTTTTCAGTGCAAACCTGTCTGTCATTCCTGCCA
Encoded proteins:
- a CDS encoding spore coat protein U domain-containing protein, with the protein product MGKIKSTVIGLLIIVNTVVAGNHPNCSVDIEDIIFGTYDPFDKHIKRTYTTLTVRCSHGMHKSGASFSISVVGGNSSNPQTRYLYSPSKNEKLYYNLYYRNCVLGDGTGGTCKINVNIPPKKNCYSEVQYIIVGVIPPMQNVSAAHDYQDNLTVIIEY